The genomic window GATGTCATGAGCGCACCAACAGATCTAGGGTCGCGAGGCTATCATCAACCGGCGAGACAAAATCACCAGCACGGCCCCGACTGGCAGAATTACTCTTGGCCGTCTTGCGATACATGCCCGTCCAAGCACGCGCCCGCGTGATGTTTCGGCATGTTGCAACGCTCGCACCCGTAAACCCTGACATTTCGCTAAGGGTGCATTCTCCGCCCGTGGTCTGAATCAACCAATGGATCTGATAGGCGATCCGCTCAAGTCTGATGTTCATCTGTCCTGCCCCAGCAAAAAGGGGCGCGCCGGATGATCAGCGCGCCCAAGGTCAACGTGGGAGTGAATGGGGGCCACCTGCAGGCGCGCCTGCCCCGGTCGGCGTCTGGAAGAGGATGACTGGCCTCATCGCCTGCGGTGTTCGAGATATTGGCCTCTAAGAAAATACAGAGTTCCGAATGCGTATTGCGCATTGACAGACCGCATACGCACGAATTTGATACGCGGCGTTTCAACCTTGAGGATTTCCAATGAGACTTATGCTCTGCCTTACTGCCGCTCTTCTTTCGGCTTGCTCTTATTCCGTTCCCGTGAACGGTCAATTTGATGGCGCGCCCGCCCAGGGCACTGCCACTGCAAGCCTCGCGGGGGGCAGTTTCAAAGTGCTCAACACCAGCGGTCTGAGCTGCACGGGCACCTATGATGCGAATAGCACCGCAATCACGATTCAAGCGCCGGTCTCTTGCACCGATGGTCGCGTAGGAAATGCGATCATAACAAGAAAAACCAATCTTATCTCCGGCACCGCTATAGTGAGGCTCAACGACGGCACCACAGGGGAGTTCGTCTTTGGCGACCTTCAATTCGGAGAAGAATTCTAAAGCGTACCTACGCTGAAAGAGCGCGCTGAAAGGAATCGAACAGAGAGACAGGTTTGCAGAGACATCAAAACGCATCACTCGCCATCTCTGTCCCGCTGCGCGCGCTCTTTTTTGAGATCCTCAATGGCCTTAAAAATTTGGCTCATCGTGCTTGCGCGAGGGTTTATCTGCTTACCGGTTTCGATCTCCCGGACGATGTTCAAGTTGTTGTTGCCCGGAATTGCCTTGGCGATAGCATACGACGTCACGCCCAGTTCAGCGACCGAACGAGCGACATACTGGTGAAACTCTTCACCAGTTGGCATTTGGCCGCTCTTGGGGAAAACTTCGGATCTTTCCGACATACTCACCTCATCAGATGGGCCTATATGTCCATCTTTAGGTGGATGTATGTCAAGGTATAACGCGATATAAACTGTATACCTATCAGATTTGCTGGGTTTTTCAAATCTCAACTATCCATTTATAAAATGAGGCATGACAGCATACAGGCAACAGATCGACAAGTACTGCAAGCTCCGGGGCATATCGCGCCCTAAAGCTGGGCTGGAAGCCGGGTACAACAAGAACTATGTCGCCGATCTGGTGAACGGTAAGATCACTCCAACCATTGAAGCGCTCGAAGCTATTGCACACGTTTTGTCAGTACCGCTATCCGTGCTGCTATTCGGTGAAGAAGTTGACCCTCAGCTTGCCGAGTTTACGGACAAGTTCCAGCGTCTTGACGCGGCTGGCCAGCACGCTGTCGGATCTCTAATTGAGACTCTTTCTTCGCTTCCCGAGAAGAAATAACGCGATCAATCTCATCCAAGACAGCACGTTTGGCCTGAGAATTCAGCTGCTCAAACCTAGAGAAGTTGGTTAGCAAAGTAAGCTCCGTCCATTTTTAACTTGATATACCTTTCAGATTGAATATCGTCCATTTTTAAAGTGATTACAACTGATGGATGTGGTTTATGGATCAAGAAGACCTTATGAGCAAGCTGCACAATATTGCAGACAATGGTGTCGCAATCGGTTTCGGGTTCAGCGAAAGCGGGCAACCAACGGAACACATCTGCACATATCCACAGGCATGGCAGAACCATTATTGGGAACACAATCTCATCTTCGATGACCCAGTGATTTCATTTGGCGTGCGCAACCTTGGTGCTGTCAGGTGGGATGATGTCAGTAAGGGGACAAAGGGCAACGCCGTTCAGCAGGCCAAAGATTTCGGCATGAACAACGGAATCGTAATCTCAATCCAAGTTGACGGCGAGAGGGCGATTGCTGGACTAGCCACATCTAAGAACCCCTCCGACGCTGAAATTTCAGAAGCACGGATAATTTTAGCTGCTCTTCAAGCTGCGAAAACCGGCAAGCCGCAGATCATCTTGACGCCTAGGCAACGTGATATCTTGCGCTTGATAGCTGACGGAGCGACGGCAGAGGATGCAGCCCATGAGTTGAACATAGAACCGAGCACCGTCAATTTCCACAAGCGGCAGGCGCTCCACAGGAACAGGAAGCACGCCAAGAATTTCACCTCGCTGTTAATCAAGGCAGTTCGTGACGCTGCAATATGATCCAGTTATAACCTGAGTGCTATTGAGCTAGCACAGGAATACAGTCTCATCGCTATTTTTACGCGAGAGACAAAATGAAAACCTACTGGACGAACACACTGGCCGAAGGCCATGCTCAGCAACTATTGATTGAACAGTTCAAACTTCGAAAACATCTGTTCGTAGACAAACTGAAATGGCACCTCAAGACTATCAATGGCTTGGAGGCGGATCAGTACGATACGTTACATGCTAGTTACTGCCTGACAGAAAAGGACGGGAAGCTCATATCGAGCGCGCGGATCATTCCCACAGACACGGATCTTGTAACTAGCACCTACATGATAAGAGATGCCGCTCTAGGTAAACTTGAACCCTCGATATCCCAGAATTTATGCACAGGCTACGCCCCGCCCTGCTCTGAAAAAATATGGGAGGCGACGAGACTGACGGTTCATCCCGATTTACCCAAGACCGAAAAGCGCACCGCCATAGCATCCACGATCGATAGAATGATGATTGAAGCGCGCCGCAATGCCATCACCCATTACATTGCTATTGGTGGCATTGACTTAGCGCTTGGGGTGAGAACCGCAGGGTACAACGCGGAGCGTCTCACTGACTTTCAAGAAGTCGGTTCAGGAAGGGTTGCAATTTATAAGTTAGCCGCCGTCCATTTATAGCTTGACATATCCACATATAGATGGATATCTCCACTTATCAGGTTAGGCGCAACCTCCTATGCTCCCATAGGTTAGGATTAGAGCGCCCCAGAAGATTGGAGCGATTAATTGGCACATCCCGTTGATATTCATGTAGGAAAGCAAATTCGGAAACTGCGCTGGCTGGCTGAAATGACCCAAGCGCAACTTGGCGAAGCTGTAGGCGTCAAGTTTCAGCAGATTCAGAAGTATGAAACTGGGGCAAACCGCGTTAGCGCTTCCCGCCTGGATGATATCGCTAGGGTTCTGGGCGTTTCCGTTCTCAGCTTTTTTCCTGAAGATAACGCTGATGGGTCGCATGAGTTCACCGCGGATGAGATTAATCTCATCCGCGCGTACCGGCAGACAACCGACACCGGGCGGCAGTCTCTCACCAACATCGCCAACAGCGTTTGCAGGAATCTGCCAGTCGCAATTGCGGCTGAATGACCCCTGCCCCGCAGCCATAGCGCTGCGAACGAGGCGCGGCACGACCACTCACGGACATACCGCCGCGCCTCACCCTGCGCCGCCGATCTAGCCACCTTGTTACCGCCGGAGATCCCTATGGAATTTGCAATTTTCGCCCTTCTTACATTCATTGGCACAGTCACCACCGCCGCTGAAATTCGCGCCTGCGAGTATGAGCGCACGATCCTTGGCCCTCTACTTTTTTCGGTCGGGATGATCGGCATGATCATCACCGCCATCGGCGCTGCACTTTGATCTGAGGGGGCCGATTATGATCACCTCCTACAGCGAGAGCAGAAACAGGGCCTTCGAGAATCTCCACGCCAAAGACAAGGTCAGACTGCGCAACGTCGAGACCGGGGAGCTGCTGCACATGGGCGGGGAAACCCTGACGCGGTCCATTGACTATGCGTGGCTTGGGAACCGCCAACAGGCCGAACAACTCCGCAAGCGCGCCGTGGCTCAGGGCAGAAATTGGCCCTTCACCGCCATTCACCGCAGCCTGATCGAAAATGGCCACCCGGTCGAAACGACAGATCCGGAAGCCTAGCGCACCGCCCTGCCCCGACATTCACCCCCCCTTTGATGGAGACCGAAGTGACCCAGCCAAAACCAATTGCCGCATATCGCGCCCACACCCAAAGCGGATGGGCTGCGTCCGACAAGTTCGGGAAAACATGGCCCATCACCGCCGACGAAGCCGCCGAGCTACCACAATCAAAATTGTTCGATGAGTTGGCCGAAAAGTACCGCCTAAACACCTAATCCCCCCACAACCGCACCCCTTTGATGGAGAGAACCATGGCCGACCGCCCTATCCTTTTCAGCGCCCCGATGGTGAATGCCATTCTTCGCGAGATCCGCACCCCTGGGGCCGGAAAGACCCAGACCCGCCGCCTCCTAAAGATCAAAGGTAAACCCGGCTTCTTTCAATTCGGCGTAAGTGACACGCGAGGTTATGATTGGACGTTTCGTCGCAAGGATCATGTCTGGGAAGACTTCCGGCACGATGACCTAATGAAGCTTCTGCCGGTGCAGTCTGGTGACAGACTTTTCGTAAGAGAGCATTGGAAAGCCTGCTCACAGATGGACGGAATTGCGCCCAGAAACATGAGCAAGGGGGAACCAGTATTCTATCTGGCCGACAGCATGGTTCGCGAACTCGGCTGCATGATGATCAAACCGGGCAAGCATCGACAATCAATGCACATGCCCCGATGGGCCAGCCGCATCACGCTGGAAGTCTCA from Phaeobacter gallaeciensis DSM 26640 includes these protein-coding regions:
- a CDS encoding helix-turn-helix domain-containing protein, translated to MTAYRQQIDKYCKLRGISRPKAGLEAGYNKNYVADLVNGKITPTIEALEAIAHVLSVPLSVLLFGEEVDPQLAEFTDKFQRLDAAGQHAVGSLIETLSSLPEKK
- a CDS encoding helix-turn-helix transcriptional regulator, which gives rise to MDQEDLMSKLHNIADNGVAIGFGFSESGQPTEHICTYPQAWQNHYWEHNLIFDDPVISFGVRNLGAVRWDDVSKGTKGNAVQQAKDFGMNNGIVISIQVDGERAIAGLATSKNPSDAEISEARIILAALQAAKTGKPQIILTPRQRDILRLIADGATAEDAAHELNIEPSTVNFHKRQALHRNRKHAKNFTSLLIKAVRDAAI
- a CDS encoding acyl-homoserine-lactone synthase, with product MKTYWTNTLAEGHAQQLLIEQFKLRKHLFVDKLKWHLKTINGLEADQYDTLHASYCLTEKDGKLISSARIIPTDTDLVTSTYMIRDAALGKLEPSISQNLCTGYAPPCSEKIWEATRLTVHPDLPKTEKRTAIASTIDRMMIEARRNAITHYIAIGGIDLALGVRTAGYNAERLTDFQEVGSGRVAIYKLAAVHL
- a CDS encoding helix-turn-helix domain-containing protein; amino-acid sequence: MAHPVDIHVGKQIRKLRWLAEMTQAQLGEAVGVKFQQIQKYETGANRVSASRLDDIARVLGVSVLSFFPEDNADGSHEFTADEINLIRAYRQTTDTGRQSLTNIANSVCRNLPVAIAAE